The sequence CCCCCATGAGCCAGGGCTGACCCTGCTTCTAGGCATGGGGATCCTGCCCTGGTCAGGGCCCCTCCAACACTCCAGAGAGGAGAGGATGGTGGCCCCAGGGTCTATCCACATGTCTTCAGTGAAGAGTGTCTATGAGTGTCATGATGTTCAGTACTTGGCCTGTGGCACAAACCATCATCACTGGAACTAGGCGTGGTTTTGGAAGGCGTGAGCACTGTGGGGACTTACCTGACCCTCCACTGACAAAGTCTCAGTTTTACTAGCAGAGGGAGAAACCCTCCTTGGTGGGTAGCAGCTTTCATTTGCAGGATCACATCAGCTAACAAATTGTCACTTTATGCATAATCAAGAATGTTGCAGTACCTCTGGCTCTGAGTTTTTGTCTTCACTAAGTAACACCTGCTGTGTATGCAGTGAAACGCCTGGTCCTTTGCTGGAGGCACACTCCCCTGCCTGGACCAGGATGGATTCCATTCCAGGGCCTTTTAGTGGGGCCAGTTGGAGCACTGATTCTGGTCGTTACTCCTGCACCCTGGCCTGCAGCCTTCCTCCCAGTGTCTTCTTTGGGCTTGGTCCTTGAGCCAGCTGCCTCAACAGCAGGACCCGTGGTAAAACTGCAGCTTTCTGACCCACCTCCAGGGAGTCTGTCCCAGTGGGCACTTCTGCAAGCCCACCAGCTTCCCCTTTACTTGCCTTTGTTGCCTCTTGTGCATTGCTCCTTTTTATAAACGTTGCAGCCAGGCGTTGTCGctcagcctataatcctagcactttgggaggccaaagtgagaggatcgcttgaggccaaacTAGCCTGAGTAACTTAGCAAGAccacatctttaccaaaaaaaaaaaaaaaaaaaaaaaaaaacaaaaaaaaaactaaaaattagcctggtgaggcggtgcatgcttgtggtcccagctgttcAAAGTCCTGGAGTTCGAGGTCGCACgtaagcctgggtgacacagcaagaccctgtctcgaaaaataaataaggtaaatGTTACATGTCTCCCGCACCCTTAGAATCGAGCTACAGACATCCAAGCCACTCCTACCCCACTCACCCGTGCTACACACCGCCTCCATGCCTTTGACCGGCCTATGGCCGTGCTCGGATTGCCTTCTCAGCCTCCACTTCAAGCCTGCGTTCCCTGGGCAGGTCATCCAACCCTAGATCCACCACACGTCATGCCCAACCAACCTTGGTTACTTTGTGAGTTCACCTCCATCCTGAGTGGACGCTCAGACAAGACCGCCAGAGCTGCAGATCTGGGAGGTTCGCTGCACCAACTTGATGCTCAGTacatacttttgaaaataaaCCGCATTGTTGAGATTTGAGAAAATCTCATAAAGCTGCTAAAAAGAACTGGCCAGAGCAGTGTGATTTTAGAGGCGACTGGCAAAAGGTAGCTGCGCGGCCCAGGATGCCCTCATGGCCCGGGGTGAATGGCGCTGGCTTCGCGGTGGCCGAGTAGGCTCCGCGCCAGGCCTCGTCCCGGACTTACCCTGCGACCCTGGCCCTCCGCGCGCCGCAGCCGCCCTCGGTTGCTATTGGTTGCTCGTCCTGTTTGTCCGAGCTTCTCTAAGATGGGGGCGAAACTGTAATTGAATGTGTCGGTGCTTATTAGTTATTCTTTCAGTCGATCACGAGGTGCCgctttcttcattcttcattGGCTGGCGGACTGAGGGGCTGGCTTGGCGCCCCGGTCGCCCAGACATGGCGGACGGCAGCGGCTGGCAGGTGAGTGTGCTCGGGAGCCGGGAACCACCAGGGTCTTCCGGAGGGAGGGAACGGGACAGGCTCCGGGCGTGGGGCGCGGCCGCCGGCCCCCACTCAGGCGCCGCCTCTCGCCGCAGCCGCCGCGCCCCTGCGAGGCCTACCGCGCCGAGTGGAAGCTCTGCCGCAGCGCCAGGCACTTCCTGCACCACTACTACGTCCACGGCGAGCGGCCGGCCTGCGAACAGTGGCGGCGCGACCTGGCCAGCTGCCGCGACTGGGAGAAGCGCCGGAGCGCCGAGGCCCAGGTGCGCCGGGAGGGAGCGGGGCGGCGCTTCGGAGCGCCTTGCAGGGCCCAGCTTTCCCCACCCCTTCACGCCCCAGGCCCCGCGACCTAGCCGAGAACTGTCAAGGTCCCTACCCTCCTCACGCTTCCTTTCTTTTGAGAGTTGGTATAAATTAGCATATCAACAGGACTTTCAGGGGGCGTGAAAGACAACTAAGGAGACCAGCGAGGAGGGTGTAGAGTGGTTTAGAGAGCAAAGAGGGCAACCGTCCAATGTTAGGGTCATCAGCTGGCCTACGCAGGATATGATGTTGCTGAGTCCTGGGTGACCAGGAGCCAGCCTTCATCCAGCCCCGGTAGACACTGCTGAGAAACAGAGAAGGCCTGTGTTCCTGAAGCAGAGGGTAGGTGGATGGTTGGAAAGCGGTATACCAGGGACCTGGTGGGCCTTGATACGGAGTTCAGAGTTTAGTCTAAAGTGTGCTGGGAAGCATAATTCGATTTATATCTTTAACAGATCAGTCTGTTAGCAAagtgtggtgacgtgcacctgtggttccagctacttgggagagtgaggtgggaggatcgcctaagcccaggagttcagagctgcagtgagctatggtcacgccactgcacaccagcctgggcaacagagggagacctgtctcaggaaaaaaaaaaaaaaaagaggaaaaaagttcAATCTGTTTGCTAGGGTGTAGAGAGTATTTTACAGGAGCAGAGAGATCGGTAAGGAGGTGGTTCTAGTTGTTTATTCATCCAGCAAATATGTACTACATTGGGTACTCTTGGGGATGCACGAGTGATAAGAAGAGGCTCTGCCCTCCTGGCACCCACACTGTAGTCTAGAATATACAGTCCTACGGTGGACCCCTTGTGAgagaggagatggagagaagCCAGCCGAAAGGTGCAAGGCTCATGGGGAGTGCCAAGGAATGAGAATCAATGGGACTGATCAACACTTCAACATTGTTAAGTGTATACAGTGATCTGAAAGACATGAACTGATGTGGAAACCAGACTGctgtataaaagaaaattatgactATTCCATAATATGTGAAActcaaaaaaagtaagaaagctGACAGCCTGTATAGCAAGAGATTGataattttaatgtatgtatatCTGCGCGTGTGTGTATAAAGAGCTCTTATATATCAATAAGAAATATAGGGATTATTTCAGAATGGAAAAATGGCCAAAGGACACAAAGAAGcaattcattaaaaaagaaagccaggtgggcatggtggtgggcacctgtaatctcagcactttgggaggccaaggcaaggggatcgcttgagcccaggagcttgagaccagccatgGGCAACGtggtaagactccatctttataaaaataataaaaaagaaaaaaaaaaagcctgggcgtggttggctcacgcctgtaatcctagcactttgggaggccaaggtgggcagatcacctgaggtcaggagttcgagaccagcctggcaacatggcaaaactcgatctctactaaaaatatgaaaattagcc comes from Macaca fascicularis isolate 582-1 chromosome 10, T2T-MFA8v1.1 and encodes:
- the C10H22orf39 gene encoding synaptic plasticity regulator PANTS isoform X1 encodes the protein MADGSGWQPPRPCEAYRAEWKLCRSARHFLHHYYVHGERPACEQWRRDLASCRDWEKRRSAEAQHSLCESERARVQAARKHILVWAPRQSPPPDWHLPLPQEKDE
- the C10H22orf39 gene encoding synaptic plasticity regulator PANTS isoform X2 gives rise to the protein MADGSGWQPPRPCEAYRAEWKLCRSARHFLHHYYVHGERPACEQWRRDLASCRDWEKRRSAEAQ